In Neospora caninum Liverpool complete genome, chromosome II, the following are encoded in one genomic region:
- a CDS encoding putative dense-granule antigen DG32, translating to MRVCGSLASLPVMGAAVFVGLLGGDAPNSLFSAHEAGNTPFLLPVAGEGQSELGKYAGIAKNEAVTTFISTPIELFWKDIWEQTFHKSGKPMWDSFFFKLKGLLRYRAAHKATIVVIWELKRFLYGDDKVNTEAWAKLEKKLEGYLREWWVTVPEDPWAELHTGVWKALLKLYNEDLEPLMRGSPKLKELEKILFDSQLTTIRQWTDMDHINVMRGSSSAMLPRLQSLRETKGKKILRSGSGNQ from the exons ATGCGAGTGTGCGGTTCCTTGGCCAGCCTCCCCGTCATGGGGGCTGCGGTATTCGTGGGGCTGCTCGGCGGAGATGCTCCCaactctctcttttccgcccATGAGGCGGGGAACACCCCATTCCTCCTCCCTGTTGCCGGTGAGGGCCAGAGCGAATTAGGCAAGTACGCGGGCATTGCCAAGAATGAAGCGGTGACAACCTTCATCAGCACTCCCATTGAGCTCTTCTGGAAAGACATTTGGGAGCAGACCTTCCACAAGTCGGGCAAACCGATGTGGGATAGCTTTTTCTTCAAG CTCAAGGGCCTGCTGCGGTACCGGGCGGCACACAAGGCAACTATCGTGGTCATTTGGGAGCTCAAGCGGTTCTTGTACGGCGACGACAAAGTCAACACCGAGGCATgggcgaagctggagaagaagttGGAGGGGTATCTGCGTGAATGGTGGGTAACAGTCCCCGAGGACCCATGGGCAGAGCTGCATACAGGTGTGTGGAAGGCGCTTCTGAAGCTGTACAATGAAGACCTGGAGCCGCTTATGAGAGGCAGCCCGAAGTTGAAGGAGTTGGAGAAGATTCTCTTCGACTCGCAGCTGACAACGATTCGGCAATGGACCGACATGGATCACATCAATGTGATGCGAGGCAGCTCTTCGGCGATGTTGCCCCGTCTGCAGTCTctgagggagacgaaggggaagaagatcCTGCGATCCGGCAGTGGCAACCAGTGA